From Mustela erminea isolate mMusErm1 chromosome 1, mMusErm1.Pri, whole genome shotgun sequence, a single genomic window includes:
- the MED26 gene encoding mediator of RNA polymerase II transcription subunit 26 isoform X2 yields MTAAPASPQQIRDRLLQAIDPQSNIRNMVAVLEVISSLEKYPITKEALEETRLGKLINDVRKKTKNEELAKRAKKLLRSWQKLIEPVHQNEAALRGLAGGTGSANGGAHNCRPEVGVAGAPKSIHDLKNRNDIQRLPGQRLDRLGSRKRRGDQRDLGHPGPPPKVSKASHDSLVPNSSPLPTNGIGGSPESFPGTLDGSGHAGPEGGRLEHGESDKHSGKIPVNAVRPHTSSPGLGKPPGPCLQTKAGVLQQMDRVDETPGPPHPKGPLRCSFSPRNSRHEGSFARQRSPYTPKGSMPSPSPRPQALDATQVPSPLPLAQPSTPPVRRLELLSSAESPVRWLEQPEGHQRLAGQGCKVGLPPSEPHLPRAGFSPDSSKADSDAASSGGSDSKKKKRYRPRDYTVNLDGQVAEAGVKPVRLKERKLTFDPMTRQIKPLTQKEPVQADSPVHTEQPRTELDKPEAKASVQSPFEQTNWKELSRNEIIQSYLSRQSSLLSSSGAQTPGAHHFMSEYLKQEESTRRGARKPHVLVPHSAPTDLPGLNREVTQDDLDRIQAHQWPGVNGCQDTQGNWYDWTQCISLDPHGDDGRLNILPYVCLD; encoded by the exons ATCCGGAACATGGTGGCGGTGCTGGAAGTCATCTCCAGCCTGGAGAAATACCCCATTACCAAAGAGGCACTGGAG GAAACTCGACTTGGGAAGCTCATCAACGACGTCCGCAAGAAAACGAAGAACGAGGAGCTCGCCAAGCGGGCCAAGAAGCTGCTGCGGAGCTGGCAGAAGCTCATCGAGCCTGTGCACCAGAATGAGGCGGCGCTGCGGGGGCTGGCGGGCGGCACCGGCTCTGCCAACGGGGGTGCTCACAACTGCCggccagaggtgggggtggcCGGCGCTCCCAAGAGCATCCATGACCTGAAGAACCGCAACGACATCCAGAGGCTACCTGGACAGCGGCTGGACAGGCTGGGCAGCCGCAAGCGCCGGGGAGATCAGCGTGACCTTGGCCACCCCGGGCCACCTCCCAAGGTCTCCAAAGCCAGCCATGACTCTCTGGTACCCAActcatcccccctccccaccaacggGATCGGCGGGAGCCCTGAGAGCTTCCCGGGCACCCTGGACGGCAGTGGGCACGCGGGCCCCGAGGGCGGCCGCCTGGAGCACGGCGAGAGCGACAAGCACAGCGGCAAGATTCCCGTCAACGCCGTGCGGCCGCACACCAGCTCCCCAGGTCTGGGCAAGCCCCCTGGCCCCTGCTTGCAGACCAAGGCTGGGGTGCTGCAGCAGATGGACCGGGTGGATGAGACTCCAGGCCCCCCTCACCCCAAGGGGCCGCTTCGCTGCTCTTTCAGTCCCCGGAACTCACGGCACGAGGGCTCCTTTGCCCGGCAGCGGAGCCCGTACACGCCCaagggctccatgcccagcccctCTCCACGGCCCCAGGCGCTTGATGCCACACAGGTGCCATCACCACTTCCACTGGCCCAGCCGTCCACACCACCCGTGAGGCGGCTCGAGCTGCTGTCCAgtgcagagagcccggtgcgctGGCTGGAGCAGCCTGAGGGCCACCAGCGGCTGGCAGGGCAGGGTTGCAAGGTGGGGCTGCCTCCCTCCGAGCCCCACCTTCCCCGGGCAGGCTTTTCCCCAGACTCTTCTAAGGCGGACAGCGATGCTGCCTCATCTGGTGgctcagacagcaaaaagaagaagaggtaCCGGCCTCGTGACTACACAGTGAACTTGGATGGGCAGGTGGCTGAGGCGGGTGTCAAGCCTGTCCGGTTAAAAGAGCGGAAGCTCACCTTTGACCCCATGACCAGACAGATCAAACCTCTGACCCAGAAAGAGCCAGTGCAGGCGGACAGCCCTGTGCACACAGAGCAGCCCAGGACAGAGCTGGACAAACCTGAGGCCAAGGCCAGCGTCCAGAGCCCTTTTGAACAGACGAACTGGAAGGAGCTGTCGCGCAATGAGATCATCCAGTCTTACCTGAGCCGGCAGAGCAGCCTGCTCTCGTCGTCAGGCGCGCAGACCCCAGGGGCTCACCACTTCATGTCTGAGTACCTGAAGCAGGAGGAGAGCACCCGGCGGGGGGCCCGGAAGCCGCACGTGCTGGTGCCTCACAGCGCGCCCACGGACCTCCCAGGGCTGAACCGCGAGGTCACGCAGGACGATCTGGACAGAATCCAGGCCCACCAGTGGCCTGGGGTGAACGGGTGTCAGGACACACAGGGTAACTGGTATGACTGGACGCAGTGCATATCGCTCGACCCGCACGGTGACGACGGGCGGTTGAACATTCTGCCTTATGTCTGCTTGGACTGA
- the MED26 gene encoding mediator of RNA polymerase II transcription subunit 26 isoform X3: protein MVAVLEVISSLEKYPITKEALEETRLGKLINDVRKKTKNEELAKRAKKLLRSWQKLIEPVHQNEAALRGLAGGTGSANGGAHNCRPEVGVAGAPKSIHDLKNRNDIQRLPGQRLDRLGSRKRRGDQRDLGHPGPPPKVSKASHDSLVPNSSPLPTNGIGGSPESFPGTLDGSGHAGPEGGRLEHGESDKHSGKIPVNAVRPHTSSPGLGKPPGPCLQTKAGVLQQMDRVDETPGPPHPKGPLRCSFSPRNSRHEGSFARQRSPYTPKGSMPSPSPRPQALDATQVPSPLPLAQPSTPPVRRLELLSSAESPVRWLEQPEGHQRLAGQGCKVGLPPSEPHLPRAGFSPDSSKADSDAASSGGSDSKKKKRYRPRDYTVNLDGQVAEAGVKPVRLKERKLTFDPMTRQIKPLTQKEPVQADSPVHTEQPRTELDKPEAKASVQSPFEQTNWKELSRNEIIQSYLSRQSSLLSSSGAQTPGAHHFMSEYLKQEESTRRGARKPHVLVPHSAPTDLPGLNREVTQDDLDRIQAHQWPGVNGCQDTQGNWYDWTQCISLDPHGDDGRLNILPYVCLD from the exons ATGGTGGCGGTGCTGGAAGTCATCTCCAGCCTGGAGAAATACCCCATTACCAAAGAGGCACTGGAG GAAACTCGACTTGGGAAGCTCATCAACGACGTCCGCAAGAAAACGAAGAACGAGGAGCTCGCCAAGCGGGCCAAGAAGCTGCTGCGGAGCTGGCAGAAGCTCATCGAGCCTGTGCACCAGAATGAGGCGGCGCTGCGGGGGCTGGCGGGCGGCACCGGCTCTGCCAACGGGGGTGCTCACAACTGCCggccagaggtgggggtggcCGGCGCTCCCAAGAGCATCCATGACCTGAAGAACCGCAACGACATCCAGAGGCTACCTGGACAGCGGCTGGACAGGCTGGGCAGCCGCAAGCGCCGGGGAGATCAGCGTGACCTTGGCCACCCCGGGCCACCTCCCAAGGTCTCCAAAGCCAGCCATGACTCTCTGGTACCCAActcatcccccctccccaccaacggGATCGGCGGGAGCCCTGAGAGCTTCCCGGGCACCCTGGACGGCAGTGGGCACGCGGGCCCCGAGGGCGGCCGCCTGGAGCACGGCGAGAGCGACAAGCACAGCGGCAAGATTCCCGTCAACGCCGTGCGGCCGCACACCAGCTCCCCAGGTCTGGGCAAGCCCCCTGGCCCCTGCTTGCAGACCAAGGCTGGGGTGCTGCAGCAGATGGACCGGGTGGATGAGACTCCAGGCCCCCCTCACCCCAAGGGGCCGCTTCGCTGCTCTTTCAGTCCCCGGAACTCACGGCACGAGGGCTCCTTTGCCCGGCAGCGGAGCCCGTACACGCCCaagggctccatgcccagcccctCTCCACGGCCCCAGGCGCTTGATGCCACACAGGTGCCATCACCACTTCCACTGGCCCAGCCGTCCACACCACCCGTGAGGCGGCTCGAGCTGCTGTCCAgtgcagagagcccggtgcgctGGCTGGAGCAGCCTGAGGGCCACCAGCGGCTGGCAGGGCAGGGTTGCAAGGTGGGGCTGCCTCCCTCCGAGCCCCACCTTCCCCGGGCAGGCTTTTCCCCAGACTCTTCTAAGGCGGACAGCGATGCTGCCTCATCTGGTGgctcagacagcaaaaagaagaagaggtaCCGGCCTCGTGACTACACAGTGAACTTGGATGGGCAGGTGGCTGAGGCGGGTGTCAAGCCTGTCCGGTTAAAAGAGCGGAAGCTCACCTTTGACCCCATGACCAGACAGATCAAACCTCTGACCCAGAAAGAGCCAGTGCAGGCGGACAGCCCTGTGCACACAGAGCAGCCCAGGACAGAGCTGGACAAACCTGAGGCCAAGGCCAGCGTCCAGAGCCCTTTTGAACAGACGAACTGGAAGGAGCTGTCGCGCAATGAGATCATCCAGTCTTACCTGAGCCGGCAGAGCAGCCTGCTCTCGTCGTCAGGCGCGCAGACCCCAGGGGCTCACCACTTCATGTCTGAGTACCTGAAGCAGGAGGAGAGCACCCGGCGGGGGGCCCGGAAGCCGCACGTGCTGGTGCCTCACAGCGCGCCCACGGACCTCCCAGGGCTGAACCGCGAGGTCACGCAGGACGATCTGGACAGAATCCAGGCCCACCAGTGGCCTGGGGTGAACGGGTGTCAGGACACACAGGGTAACTGGTATGACTGGACGCAGTGCATATCGCTCGACCCGCACGGTGACGACGGGCGGTTGAACATTCTGCCTTATGTCTGCTTGGACTGA
- the MED26 gene encoding mediator of RNA polymerase II transcription subunit 26 isoform X1: MPRKAATSQIMLSLLSPFAVVDCDVWFPCSFYVWLFKTSHGFSSSSLCSPLRNNFRVAKKIRNMVAVLEVISSLEKYPITKEALEETRLGKLINDVRKKTKNEELAKRAKKLLRSWQKLIEPVHQNEAALRGLAGGTGSANGGAHNCRPEVGVAGAPKSIHDLKNRNDIQRLPGQRLDRLGSRKRRGDQRDLGHPGPPPKVSKASHDSLVPNSSPLPTNGIGGSPESFPGTLDGSGHAGPEGGRLEHGESDKHSGKIPVNAVRPHTSSPGLGKPPGPCLQTKAGVLQQMDRVDETPGPPHPKGPLRCSFSPRNSRHEGSFARQRSPYTPKGSMPSPSPRPQALDATQVPSPLPLAQPSTPPVRRLELLSSAESPVRWLEQPEGHQRLAGQGCKVGLPPSEPHLPRAGFSPDSSKADSDAASSGGSDSKKKKRYRPRDYTVNLDGQVAEAGVKPVRLKERKLTFDPMTRQIKPLTQKEPVQADSPVHTEQPRTELDKPEAKASVQSPFEQTNWKELSRNEIIQSYLSRQSSLLSSSGAQTPGAHHFMSEYLKQEESTRRGARKPHVLVPHSAPTDLPGLNREVTQDDLDRIQAHQWPGVNGCQDTQGNWYDWTQCISLDPHGDDGRLNILPYVCLD, from the exons ATCCGGAACATGGTGGCGGTGCTGGAAGTCATCTCCAGCCTGGAGAAATACCCCATTACCAAAGAGGCACTGGAG GAAACTCGACTTGGGAAGCTCATCAACGACGTCCGCAAGAAAACGAAGAACGAGGAGCTCGCCAAGCGGGCCAAGAAGCTGCTGCGGAGCTGGCAGAAGCTCATCGAGCCTGTGCACCAGAATGAGGCGGCGCTGCGGGGGCTGGCGGGCGGCACCGGCTCTGCCAACGGGGGTGCTCACAACTGCCggccagaggtgggggtggcCGGCGCTCCCAAGAGCATCCATGACCTGAAGAACCGCAACGACATCCAGAGGCTACCTGGACAGCGGCTGGACAGGCTGGGCAGCCGCAAGCGCCGGGGAGATCAGCGTGACCTTGGCCACCCCGGGCCACCTCCCAAGGTCTCCAAAGCCAGCCATGACTCTCTGGTACCCAActcatcccccctccccaccaacggGATCGGCGGGAGCCCTGAGAGCTTCCCGGGCACCCTGGACGGCAGTGGGCACGCGGGCCCCGAGGGCGGCCGCCTGGAGCACGGCGAGAGCGACAAGCACAGCGGCAAGATTCCCGTCAACGCCGTGCGGCCGCACACCAGCTCCCCAGGTCTGGGCAAGCCCCCTGGCCCCTGCTTGCAGACCAAGGCTGGGGTGCTGCAGCAGATGGACCGGGTGGATGAGACTCCAGGCCCCCCTCACCCCAAGGGGCCGCTTCGCTGCTCTTTCAGTCCCCGGAACTCACGGCACGAGGGCTCCTTTGCCCGGCAGCGGAGCCCGTACACGCCCaagggctccatgcccagcccctCTCCACGGCCCCAGGCGCTTGATGCCACACAGGTGCCATCACCACTTCCACTGGCCCAGCCGTCCACACCACCCGTGAGGCGGCTCGAGCTGCTGTCCAgtgcagagagcccggtgcgctGGCTGGAGCAGCCTGAGGGCCACCAGCGGCTGGCAGGGCAGGGTTGCAAGGTGGGGCTGCCTCCCTCCGAGCCCCACCTTCCCCGGGCAGGCTTTTCCCCAGACTCTTCTAAGGCGGACAGCGATGCTGCCTCATCTGGTGgctcagacagcaaaaagaagaagaggtaCCGGCCTCGTGACTACACAGTGAACTTGGATGGGCAGGTGGCTGAGGCGGGTGTCAAGCCTGTCCGGTTAAAAGAGCGGAAGCTCACCTTTGACCCCATGACCAGACAGATCAAACCTCTGACCCAGAAAGAGCCAGTGCAGGCGGACAGCCCTGTGCACACAGAGCAGCCCAGGACAGAGCTGGACAAACCTGAGGCCAAGGCCAGCGTCCAGAGCCCTTTTGAACAGACGAACTGGAAGGAGCTGTCGCGCAATGAGATCATCCAGTCTTACCTGAGCCGGCAGAGCAGCCTGCTCTCGTCGTCAGGCGCGCAGACCCCAGGGGCTCACCACTTCATGTCTGAGTACCTGAAGCAGGAGGAGAGCACCCGGCGGGGGGCCCGGAAGCCGCACGTGCTGGTGCCTCACAGCGCGCCCACGGACCTCCCAGGGCTGAACCGCGAGGTCACGCAGGACGATCTGGACAGAATCCAGGCCCACCAGTGGCCTGGGGTGAACGGGTGTCAGGACACACAGGGTAACTGGTATGACTGGACGCAGTGCATATCGCTCGACCCGCACGGTGACGACGGGCGGTTGAACATTCTGCCTTATGTCTGCTTGGACTGA